In Candidatus Defluviibacterium haderslevense, the following are encoded in one genomic region:
- a CDS encoding PorT family protein, with translation MQLKISLLHTIYIMTLGLMITNNTHGQQQRFFGGIKAGMNFAQIDGDGVFGFNKFAYNAGFMGGFKLKKITELQIEMLYSLRGSRYGRHDPPFTQFSLHYLEIPVIFCVKDWLNDEGETPYYRMQFQGGFSFGRLINSSSYSGDDQYFKKNDLSWIGGINYYYTRNWAVSARYTSSLTPLYRYIKNGQSIKMISYFISLGLNYRFN, from the coding sequence ATGCAATTAAAAATAAGTTTACTTCATACTATCTATATAATGACCTTAGGATTGATGATAACTAATAATACGCACGGTCAACAACAAAGATTCTTTGGTGGAATAAAGGCAGGAATGAATTTTGCACAAATAGATGGCGATGGGGTATTTGGGTTTAATAAATTCGCCTATAATGCAGGATTTATGGGAGGATTCAAATTAAAAAAAATAACAGAATTGCAAATAGAAATGCTTTATAGTCTAAGAGGATCACGATATGGTAGACACGATCCACCATTTACCCAATTTTCACTACACTATCTAGAAATTCCTGTTATTTTTTGTGTAAAAGATTGGTTAAATGACGAAGGAGAAACACCTTATTATAGAATGCAATTTCAGGGGGGATTTTCATTTGGAAGATTAATTAATAGTTCCAGTTATTCCGGCGATGATCAATATTTCAAAAAAAATGATTTGAGTTGGATCGGTGGAATAAACTACTATTATACCCGTAATTGGGCAGTTTCAGCACGATATACCAGTTCATTAACTCCATTATATCGATATATTAAAAATGGTCAATCGATTAAAATGATCAGTTATTTTATATCTTTGGGCCTTAATTATCGTTTTAATTAA
- the rffA gene encoding dTDP-4-amino-4,6-dideoxygalactose transaminase gives MSLYDIPLCKPYQTTHEIKFLKEVLDSGKLSSSGKFSQLCESFFENYFFGSRCLMTHTCTDALEMVALLLDIQNGDEIILPSYTFVSTANPFVMQGATLRFADSRADHPNVDVASIISLVNEKTKAIVVVHYAGMAVDMEELIAICKAKEIILIEDAAQAFGSSYIGQKLGSIGDLACFSFHDTKQISCGEGGLLVINNPIFRKRAELLLEKGTNRLAFKKGMAISYDWQDVGSSFGASQLQAAVLYSQLQEMDIILERRKSIYELYENQLAELQLKGYIRIPKIFDFCSFKSASFFIELPEREHRNLLMQYLNQLGIQAGFHYLCLHNSPFYRRIEFIDLPNAMYWQEHILRLPLYPDLNESDLRIITDSIKTYFINE, from the coding sequence ATGTCGTTATACGATATACCACTTTGCAAGCCTTATCAAACCACTCATGAAATCAAGTTTCTTAAGGAAGTTTTAGATTCAGGAAAGCTATCATCGAGCGGAAAATTTAGTCAGTTGTGTGAGTCCTTTTTTGAAAATTATTTTTTTGGATCTAGGTGTCTGATGACGCATACCTGTACGGATGCATTGGAAATGGTTGCATTATTATTAGATATTCAGAATGGGGATGAGATCATATTGCCTTCCTATACTTTTGTATCCACTGCAAACCCATTCGTCATGCAAGGTGCTACCTTGCGTTTTGCAGATTCAAGAGCTGACCATCCGAATGTCGATGTAGCATCTATCATTAGTTTAGTGAATGAAAAGACGAAAGCTATTGTTGTGGTGCACTATGCTGGGATGGCAGTAGATATGGAGGAATTAATTGCAATATGTAAGGCCAAAGAGATAATATTAATAGAAGATGCAGCTCAAGCATTTGGATCATCATACATTGGTCAAAAATTAGGTAGTATAGGGGATTTGGCCTGTTTTTCATTTCACGATACCAAGCAGATCAGTTGCGGGGAAGGCGGATTATTGGTCATTAATAATCCGATCTTTAGGAAACGGGCAGAACTATTATTAGAGAAAGGGACGAATCGTCTGGCGTTTAAAAAAGGTATGGCGATTTCTTATGATTGGCAAGATGTGGGATCATCCTTTGGTGCATCACAATTGCAAGCAGCTGTTTTATATTCCCAATTACAAGAAATGGATATTATTTTAGAAAGAAGGAAAAGCATCTATGAATTATATGAAAATCAACTTGCAGAATTACAACTAAAAGGCTACATACGAATACCTAAAATTTTTGATTTTTGTTCATTTAAGTCGGCATCCTTTTTTATTGAACTTCCGGAACGTGAGCATAGAAATTTATTGATGCAATATTTGAATCAGCTGGGAATTCAAGCCGGGTTTCATTATTTGTGCCTGCACAACAGTCCTTTTTATCGAAGAATAGAATTTATCGATTTGCCAAACGCGATGTATTGGCAGGAACACATATTGAGATTGCCCTTATATCCTGATTTGAATGAATCAGACTTGAGAATTATAACCGATTCCATTAAGACTTATTTCATAAATGAATAA